The following proteins are encoded in a genomic region of Enterocloster clostridioformis:
- a CDS encoding helix-turn-helix domain-containing protein, whose product MPITDNAPAFERQGFLREDFRLFHLKDKVSPSYEFHYHDFLKIMVLLEGRVNYVIEGRSYILHPFDIVLVGRGQIHRPEVEPGQPYERQILYLSQDFLDRHRENGDSLDRCFATAAYRHSNVLRLKDEVRANMLSLLKRLERSQSWRQEEFAGSLMSRLLCLEFLVELNRASMDDKAQYLPTGVLNYRVSGLISYINEHLDEDLSIGTLSAVSCISPYHMMRIFKEETGCTIGNYITEKRLLYARDLLGDGINATDACFRSGFSHYSTFLRAYKNHFHQLPKRNPGTKI is encoded by the coding sequence ATGCCCATCACAGACAACGCCCCTGCATTTGAACGCCAGGGATTCCTGAGGGAGGACTTCAGGCTGTTCCATTTAAAAGACAAGGTAAGCCCCAGCTACGAATTCCACTACCACGATTTTCTGAAAATCATGGTGCTGCTGGAGGGCAGGGTAAACTATGTCATAGAAGGCCGTTCCTATATCCTTCACCCCTTTGATATTGTGCTGGTGGGACGGGGACAGATTCACCGGCCGGAGGTGGAGCCGGGGCAGCCCTATGAGCGTCAGATACTTTACCTGTCCCAGGATTTTCTGGACCGTCACAGGGAAAACGGAGACTCCCTGGACCGGTGTTTTGCCACGGCAGCCTACCGCCATTCTAATGTTCTCAGACTGAAGGATGAGGTCAGGGCAAACATGCTCTCCCTTTTAAAACGGCTGGAACGCTCCCAGAGCTGGCGGCAGGAAGAATTTGCCGGGTCCCTCATGAGCCGCCTTTTATGCCTGGAATTTCTGGTGGAGCTGAACAGGGCCTCCATGGACGATAAGGCCCAGTACCTTCCCACAGGTGTCTTAAACTACCGTGTCTCCGGCCTTATATCCTATATAAATGAACATCTGGACGAGGATCTGAGCATCGGGACATTGTCCGCCGTAAGCTGCATCAGCCCATACCATATGATGCGTATTTTCAAGGAAGAGACAGGATGCACCATAGGAAATTACATCACCGAAAAACGCCTGCTTTACGCCAGGGACCTGCTTGGGGATGGGATAAATGCCACGGACGCCTGCTTCCGTTCCGGCTTCAGCCACTATTCCACCTTTCTCAGAGCCTACAAAAATCACTTCCACCAGCTCCCAAAACGGAACCCGGGCACTAAAATATAA
- the malQ gene encoding 4-alpha-glucanotransferase codes for MKRESGILLSIASLPSRYGIGCFSKEAYEFVDRLKEAGQSYWQILPLGPTSYGDSPYQSFSTFAGNPYFISLEDLIREGVLTEEECSRADFGSRPDSVDYAKVYEERFPLLRKAYERSSISLDPEFRKFMEENRWWLEDYSLFMAVKARFGQTAWTQWAQDIRLRWKNALDYYRRELYYDIEFHQYLQFKFSQQWKKLKAYANANGIRIIGDIPIYVAMDSADTWAHPELFELDRDNLPTAVAGCPPDGFSATGQLWGNPLYRWEYHRSTGYEWWLSRLAYCYKLYDVVRIDHFRGFDQYYSIPAGSATAIGGHWEQGPGIGFFHMVKNRLGEKEIIAEDLGYVTDSVRQLVRESGFPGMKVLEFAFDSRDSGCASDYLPHNYPENCVAYTGTHDNETIKGWYASITAQERNLARDYLCDSCTPANRLHMSFISLIMRSQARMCIIPLQDYMGLDNDCRINTPSTIGTNWKWRLLPGQISDQLVKTIASVTLRYGRWNW; via the coding sequence GCCTTCCCTCCAGATATGGAATCGGCTGCTTTTCAAAGGAGGCCTACGAATTCGTGGACCGTTTAAAGGAGGCCGGCCAGTCCTACTGGCAGATTCTCCCCCTGGGCCCCACCAGCTACGGTGATTCCCCCTACCAGTCCTTTTCCACCTTTGCAGGCAATCCCTATTTCATAAGCCTGGAGGACCTTATCCGGGAGGGTGTTCTTACAGAGGAGGAATGCAGCCGGGCCGACTTCGGCAGCCGGCCGGATTCCGTGGACTACGCAAAGGTTTACGAAGAACGGTTTCCCCTGCTCAGAAAAGCCTATGAGAGGAGCAGCATAAGCCTTGACCCGGAGTTCAGGAAATTTATGGAGGAAAACAGATGGTGGCTGGAGGATTACTCCCTCTTCATGGCAGTAAAGGCCCGGTTCGGCCAAACTGCCTGGACCCAGTGGGCGCAGGACATCCGCCTGCGCTGGAAGAACGCCCTGGATTACTACCGCAGGGAGCTGTATTACGACATAGAATTCCACCAATACCTTCAGTTTAAATTCAGCCAGCAGTGGAAAAAACTGAAAGCCTATGCCAATGCCAACGGAATCCGCATCATAGGGGACATTCCCATCTATGTTGCCATGGACAGCGCCGACACATGGGCCCATCCCGAACTCTTTGAGCTGGACAGGGACAATCTGCCCACCGCAGTTGCAGGCTGCCCTCCTGACGGCTTTTCCGCCACAGGACAGCTCTGGGGAAATCCCCTGTACCGCTGGGAATACCACCGCAGCACAGGCTATGAATGGTGGCTGTCCCGGCTGGCCTACTGTTATAAACTGTATGATGTGGTGAGGATTGACCATTTCCGGGGATTTGACCAGTACTATTCCATTCCGGCCGGTTCCGCCACTGCCATTGGAGGCCATTGGGAGCAGGGACCGGGAATCGGCTTCTTCCACATGGTAAAAAACAGGCTGGGAGAAAAGGAAATCATTGCCGAGGATCTGGGATATGTGACAGACTCTGTCAGACAGCTTGTAAGAGAAAGCGGATTTCCGGGCATGAAGGTGCTGGAATTTGCATTTGATTCCAGGGATTCCGGCTGTGCCAGCGATTATCTTCCCCACAATTACCCTGAAAACTGCGTGGCCTACACCGGCACCCATGACAATGAAACCATCAAAGGATGGTATGCCTCCATCACGGCCCAGGAGCGCAATCTGGCCAGAGATTATCTCTGTGACAGCTGCACCCCCGCAAACCGCCTGCACATGTCCTTCATCAGCCTGATTATGCGCAGCCAGGCCAGAATGTGCATCATCCCCCTCCAGGATTACATGGGTCTGGACAATGACTGCCGCATCAACACTCCCTCCACCATTGGCACCAACTGGAAATGGCGCCTTCTTCCCGGCCAGATATCGGACCAGTTAGTAAAAACCATTGCCTCCGTCACACTGCGCTACGGGCGCTGGAACTGGTGA
- the dapF gene encoding diaminopimelate epimerase yields MRIVVEKYHGLGNDYLVYDPNKNKLKLTPSNVQLMCNRNFGVGADGVLEGPILDGEQISMVVWNPDGSVAEKSGNGVRIFAKYLKDAGYVQKKDFTISSQGGEAAIHYLNEEGTRLKASMGKVSFWSDDVPVEGPRREIINETMVFGRIPYPVTCLSIGNPHCVILMDEISKDLVCRIGRYSESAKQFPEKINTQIMKVLDRTHIQTEVYERGAGYTLASGSGCCAAAAAAYRLGLTDPKMFVQMPGGTLELEIDGEGVVHMTGDVGYVGTIKLGSHFTEQLRALK; encoded by the coding sequence ATGAGGATTGTAGTGGAAAAGTATCATGGACTGGGAAATGATTATCTGGTATATGACCCCAACAAAAATAAACTGAAGCTGACCCCTTCCAATGTACAGCTCATGTGCAACCGCAATTTTGGGGTGGGAGCTGACGGTGTTCTGGAGGGACCCATTCTGGACGGAGAGCAGATTTCCATGGTGGTGTGGAATCCGGACGGCAGTGTTGCGGAAAAGAGCGGCAACGGCGTCCGCATTTTTGCCAAATACTTAAAGGACGCGGGGTACGTACAGAAAAAGGATTTTACCATTTCCTCCCAGGGCGGCGAGGCCGCCATCCATTATCTCAACGAGGAGGGCACCCGGTTAAAGGCATCCATGGGAAAGGTTTCCTTCTGGAGTGACGATGTGCCGGTGGAGGGACCGCGCAGGGAAATCATCAACGAGACCATGGTGTTTGGCCGGATTCCCTATCCGGTTACCTGCCTGTCCATCGGCAATCCCCACTGCGTTATCCTTATGGATGAGATTTCAAAGGATTTGGTTTGCAGGATTGGAAGGTATTCTGAAAGCGCCAAACAGTTCCCGGAGAAAATCAACACCCAAATCATGAAGGTACTGGACCGGACCCACATCCAGACCGAGGTATACGAAAGGGGAGCAGGCTATACCCTGGCTTCCGGAAGCGGCTGCTGTGCGGCTGCGGCTGCGGCTTACCGTCTGGGGCTTACGGACCCCAAGATGTTTGTGCAGATGCCGGGAGGCACCCTGGAGCTGGAGATCGACGGGGAAGGTGTGGTTCACATGACCGGCGATGTGGGGTATGTGGGGACCATTAAACTGGGAAGCCATTTCACAGAACAGCTTCGCGCGTTAAAGTGA
- a CDS encoding N-acetylmuramoyl-L-alanine amidase yields the protein MTDVKRVIIDAGHGGEEPGAMYDGRREKDDTLRLALAIGQILENNGVDVVYTRTTDIYDTPLEKAQIANQSGADYFVSIHRNAFPVPGGASGAMTLVYQDAGVPAMLADNIQRNLVETGFRDLGVQERPGLIVLRKTQMPAVLVEVGFIDNPEDNRFFDENFDAIAQAIADGVLETIRQQEAKRPEYYQVQVGAFRTRMPADRLVNELQASGLPAFLVYDDGLYKVRVGAFLNMDYAVQMERNLRNMGYPTVLVRERAIY from the coding sequence ATGACAGATGTTAAGAGAGTCATAATTGATGCCGGCCACGGCGGCGAAGAGCCGGGCGCTATGTACGACGGGCGCCGGGAAAAAGATGATACCCTGCGGCTGGCTCTTGCCATAGGACAGATATTGGAAAATAATGGGGTAGATGTGGTATACACCAGGACTACGGATATATACGACACACCTCTGGAGAAGGCCCAGATAGCAAACCAGTCCGGGGCTGATTATTTTGTGTCCATTCACCGGAATGCCTTCCCTGTGCCGGGAGGGGCAAGCGGTGCCATGACGCTGGTGTATCAGGATGCAGGCGTGCCTGCCATGCTGGCGGATAATATCCAGCGCAATCTGGTGGAAACAGGGTTCAGGGACCTGGGAGTACAGGAGCGCCCTGGACTTATCGTGCTGCGAAAGACACAGATGCCTGCTGTACTGGTAGAAGTGGGATTTATTGATAATCCGGAAGACAACCGGTTTTTTGATGAGAATTTCGACGCCATTGCCCAGGCCATAGCAGACGGTGTGCTGGAAACTATCCGGCAGCAGGAGGCAAAACGGCCTGAATATTATCAGGTCCAGGTGGGAGCCTTCCGCACCAGGATGCCCGCAGACAGGCTGGTGAATGAGCTCCAGGCAAGCGGCCTCCCGGCCTTCCTGGTTTACGACGACGGGCTGTACAAGGTGAGGGTCGGTGCTTTCCTCAATATGGACTATGCGGTGCAGATGGAGAGGAACCTGAGAAACATGGGGTACCCCACTGTGCTGGTGAGGGAACGGGCCATATACTGA
- the dapF gene encoding diaminopimelate epimerase, with amino-acid sequence MEFTKMQGTGNDYVYVDCFKETVRDPAKTAVYVSDRHFGVGSDGLILIYPSRTADCRMEMYNADGSQGIMCGNGVRCVGKYVYDHGLVDKDKRTITVETLAGIKTLELETEDGRAVSVTVDMGEAALTSRLPEDITVDGEQYRFVGINVGNPHAIYYVDQVDSLDLERIGPAFENHARFAPDRVNTEFIHVVDRKHLDMRVWERGSGETWACGTGAAASVMASILMGYTEDEAEVALRGGKLVIRYDRESGHLFMTGPAVEVFRGSIDIPEEIYYD; translated from the coding sequence ATGGAATTTACAAAAATGCAGGGAACCGGCAATGATTATGTGTATGTGGACTGTTTTAAGGAGACGGTGAGGGATCCGGCAAAGACAGCGGTCTATGTGAGCGACCGCCATTTTGGCGTCGGATCGGACGGACTGATTCTCATATACCCCTCCCGGACAGCGGACTGCAGAATGGAGATGTACAACGCGGACGGTTCCCAGGGAATCATGTGCGGCAACGGTGTGCGCTGCGTGGGAAAATACGTTTACGACCACGGTCTGGTGGATAAGGATAAAAGGACCATCACAGTGGAGACACTGGCGGGAATCAAGACGCTGGAGTTGGAGACTGAGGATGGCAGGGCGGTGTCTGTTACCGTGGATATGGGGGAGGCAGCCCTCACATCCCGGCTGCCGGAGGATATTACGGTGGACGGGGAGCAATACAGGTTTGTGGGAATCAATGTGGGAAATCCCCATGCAATCTACTATGTGGACCAGGTGGACAGTCTGGATTTGGAGCGGATTGGGCCGGCCTTTGAGAATCATGCTCGGTTTGCGCCTGACCGTGTGAATACGGAGTTCATTCATGTGGTGGACCGGAAACACCTTGATATGCGGGTGTGGGAGCGGGGAAGCGGTGAAACCTGGGCATGCGGTACAGGGGCCGCGGCCAGCGTCATGGCTTCCATCCTCATGGGATATACGGAGGATGAGGCGGAGGTGGCTCTGCGCGGTGGAAAGCTGGTAATACGGTATGACAGGGAGTCCGGCCATCTGTTTATGACAGGGCCGGCCGTGGAGGTGTTCCGGGGCTCTATTGACATACCGGAAGAAATATATTATGATTGA
- a CDS encoding ANTAR domain-containing response regulator — MTNIIVAFSKPEDGKNIKSILVRNGFQVVAVCTSGGQVLSAADCLNGGIVVSGYRFEDMMYDELRQCLPGEFEMLLISSPARWSGQSPDRVICLPMPLKVHDLLNTLEMMVQAQERIRRRRRSRPRERSKEEQDIITEAKTLLMERNNMTESEAHRYIQKCSMDSGTNLVETAQMVISLIHV; from the coding sequence GTGACTAACATTATCGTAGCGTTCTCCAAGCCGGAGGACGGGAAGAACATAAAAAGCATACTGGTCCGCAACGGTTTCCAGGTAGTCGCAGTCTGTACCTCAGGAGGTCAGGTTCTGTCGGCCGCGGACTGCCTGAACGGGGGAATCGTGGTGAGCGGTTACCGGTTTGAGGATATGATGTACGACGAACTGCGCCAGTGCCTGCCGGGAGAATTTGAGATGCTTCTGATTTCATCACCTGCCAGGTGGAGCGGACAGTCCCCGGACAGGGTCATCTGCCTGCCCATGCCCCTAAAGGTCCACGATCTGCTGAATACCCTGGAGATGATGGTGCAGGCCCAGGAGAGAATCCGCAGAAGGAGAAGAAGCAGGCCCAGGGAGCGCAGCAAGGAGGAACAGGATATCATAACAGAGGCAAAGACACTGCTGATGGAACGGAACAATATGACGGAGTCGGAAGCCCACCGGTATATACAGAAATGCAGCATGGACAGCGGCACCAATCTGGTGGAGACAGCCCAGATGGTAATCAGCCTCATTCATGTGTGA
- the glnA gene encoding type I glutamate--ammonia ligase, translated as MSKYSKEDIMRMVEDEDVEFIRLQFTDIFGMLKNVAITAGQLEKALDNRCMFDGSAIEGFVRIDESDMYLYPDLDTFEVFPWRPQQGKVARFICDVYNPNGTPFSGDPRYVLKRAVKRAQDMGYVLNVGPECEFFLFHTDEEGRPTTSTHEMAGYFDVSPIDLAENVRRDIVLNLEEMGFQVEASHHEIAPAQHEIDFQYTDALRAADNIMTFKMAAKTIAKRHGLHATFMPKPREGMNGSGMHINMSLSDKEGRNLFADDQDALRLSRDAYYFMAGILRHMKAMTILTNPLVNSYKRLIPGFDAPIYIAWSPTSNRSSLIRIPSPRGESTRIELRCPDSAMNPYLALAACLSAGLDGIEKKIGLPACVEGNMFTMEPEELRERNVERIPETLGDAIEAYNGDSFMKEVLGEHIYTKYLEAKEQEWRDFRAQVTDWEVSQYLYKY; from the coding sequence ATGAGCAAATACAGTAAAGAGGATATCATGCGTATGGTGGAAGATGAGGATGTGGAGTTTATCCGCCTCCAGTTTACGGATATCTTCGGAATGCTTAAGAATGTGGCCATCACTGCCGGCCAGCTTGAAAAGGCATTGGATAACCGTTGCATGTTTGACGGCTCTGCCATTGAAGGTTTTGTGAGGATTGACGAGTCGGATATGTACCTGTATCCGGATTTGGATACCTTTGAGGTGTTTCCGTGGAGGCCCCAGCAGGGCAAGGTGGCCAGGTTTATCTGCGACGTGTATAACCCAAATGGAACCCCGTTTTCCGGCGACCCAAGATATGTGCTCAAACGGGCTGTAAAGCGGGCGCAGGACATGGGATATGTGCTCAATGTGGGGCCGGAATGTGAATTCTTTCTCTTTCACACGGACGAGGAGGGGAGGCCCACCACCAGCACACATGAGATGGCGGGATATTTTGACGTGTCCCCCATTGACCTGGCGGAAAATGTCCGAAGGGATATTGTGCTGAACCTGGAGGAGATGGGGTTTCAGGTGGAGGCCAGCCATCATGAGATTGCGCCGGCCCAGCACGAGATTGATTTCCAGTATACGGATGCGCTTCGGGCCGCGGATAATATCATGACCTTTAAGATGGCTGCCAAAACCATAGCAAAGCGCCACGGGCTCCATGCCACCTTTATGCCAAAGCCCAGAGAAGGGATGAACGGTTCCGGCATGCATATCAATATGTCCCTGTCAGACAAGGAGGGCAGGAACCTGTTTGCGGATGACCAGGATGCTTTGAGACTGAGCAGGGACGCCTATTATTTCATGGCCGGCATCCTCAGGCACATGAAGGCAATGACCATCCTGACCAACCCCCTTGTGAATTCCTATAAGAGGCTGATTCCGGGATTCGACGCACCGATTTATATTGCCTGGTCCCCTACCTCCAACCGCAGTTCCCTGATTCGCATACCATCCCCCAGAGGGGAGAGCACGCGGATTGAGCTGCGATGCCCGGATTCTGCCATGAATCCTTATCTGGCATTGGCAGCCTGCCTGTCGGCCGGCCTGGACGGAATTGAGAAGAAAATCGGACTTCCCGCGTGTGTGGAGGGAAATATGTTTACCATGGAGCCGGAGGAGCTGAGGGAAAGGAATGTGGAGCGGATTCCGGAGACTCTGGGTGATGCCATTGAGGCGTACAACGGGGATTCCTTCATGAAGGAGGTTCTGGGAGAGCATATTTATACCAAGTATCTGGAGGCCAAGGAGCAGGAATGGCGGGATTTCCGGGCCCAGGTAACGGATTGGGAAGTAAGCCAGTATCTGTACAAATATTGA
- a CDS encoding LL-diaminopimelate aminotransferase encodes MFKINENYLKLPGSYLFSAIAKKVAAYEKANPDRQVIRLGIGDVTLPIAPAIVEAIHKAADEMGHAETFHGYAPDLGYAFLRETIVEKDYKSWGCHVEADEIFVSDGAKSDCGNIQEIFSEDSRIAVCDPVYPVYVDSNVMAGRTGSYDPATGVWSNVIYMPCTARNHFVPALPEETPDLIYLCVPNNPTGTTLTRGQLKVWVDYANRIGAVILYDAAYEAYISEEDVPHSIFEIQGARTCAIEFRSFSKKAGFTGVRLGFTVVPKDLKCGDVTLHSLWARRHGTKFNGAPYIEQRAGEAVYSEEGSRQVMEQVAYYKRNARVIYDGLKEAGYTVFGGINSPYIWLKVEDGMDSWEFFDYLLEQANVVGTPGSGFGPSGQGYFRLTAFGTYENTVEAVKRIKALRQ; translated from the coding sequence ATGTTTAAAATCAATGAAAATTATTTGAAGCTGCCGGGCAGCTATCTCTTTTCCGCCATTGCAAAAAAAGTGGCTGCATATGAAAAGGCCAACCCGGACAGGCAGGTCATACGGCTGGGAATCGGGGATGTGACACTTCCCATTGCCCCGGCCATTGTGGAGGCCATTCACAAGGCGGCGGACGAAATGGGACATGCAGAGACATTTCACGGCTATGCGCCGGATTTGGGCTATGCCTTCCTGCGTGAGACGATTGTGGAAAAGGACTACAAGTCATGGGGGTGCCATGTGGAGGCAGACGAGATATTCGTATCGGACGGAGCCAAAAGCGACTGCGGCAATATCCAGGAGATATTCAGCGAGGACAGCCGCATTGCGGTGTGTGACCCCGTATATCCCGTGTATGTGGATTCCAATGTTATGGCAGGCCGCACAGGCAGTTATGACCCTGCCACGGGCGTGTGGAGCAATGTGATTTACATGCCCTGTACGGCGCGGAATCATTTTGTACCGGCGCTTCCGGAGGAAACACCGGACCTTATTTACCTGTGTGTGCCCAATAACCCTACAGGAACCACGCTGACCAGGGGCCAGCTAAAGGTGTGGGTGGACTACGCAAACAGGATAGGGGCTGTAATTCTCTATGATGCTGCTTACGAGGCATATATATCCGAGGAGGATGTGCCTCACAGTATATTTGAGATTCAGGGAGCCAGGACCTGTGCCATTGAGTTCCGTTCCTTCTCAAAAAAAGCCGGATTCACAGGCGTGCGTCTGGGATTTACCGTGGTTCCAAAGGATTTGAAATGCGGGGATGTGACGCTCCATTCGCTGTGGGCCAGACGCCACGGCACCAAGTTCAACGGGGCCCCCTATATTGAGCAGAGAGCCGGGGAAGCCGTATATTCCGAAGAAGGCAGCCGGCAGGTCATGGAGCAGGTGGCGTATTATAAGAGGAATGCCAGGGTTATCTATGACGGGCTGAAGGAAGCGGGCTACACCGTGTTTGGCGGAATCAATTCCCCTTACATCTGGCTTAAGGTGGAGGACGGGATGGACAGCTGGGAGTTTTTTGATTATCTTCTGGAACAGGCCAATGTGGTGGGTACACCGGGAAGCGGCTTCGGGCCCAGCGGCCAGGGGTATTTCCGCCTGACGGCCTTTGGCACCTATGAGAATACGGTGGAGGCTGTAAAACGGATAAAGGCCCTCAGGCAGTAA
- a CDS encoding ABC transporter substrate-binding protein, producing the protein MRIRKVLAIAMAACLAAGTLAGCGSRKSDEKVIKIGVFEPTTGENGGGGYQEVLGIRYAREMHPTVNIGGEEYTVKLVEADNKSDKTEAVNAAQKLVSEKVSVVLGSYGSGVSIAAGQIFADAKIPAIGCSCTNPQVTEGNDFYFRVCFIDPFQGTVMANYAYQNGAKNAAVITQLGDDYSSGLGSYFKDAFAKLGGSIVSEEQFQTNQTDFKAILTNIKAADPDIIFAPSSITTAPLIIKQARELGITATIAAGDTWENSTIIENAGADSEGVVLSTFFDEAEPANDEAAAFIKGFKEYLVKEKQEDIIPAVSALGYDSYLAAIKAIEDAGSTDTTAIRDALKNVEIDGVTGNITFNETGDANKDIAFIKTIKDGKFQFLTTTTVE; encoded by the coding sequence ATGAGAATCAGAAAGGTATTGGCAATTGCCATGGCAGCGTGTCTGGCCGCCGGCACCCTGGCAGGGTGCGGCAGCAGGAAATCAGACGAAAAAGTCATCAAAATCGGCGTATTCGAGCCAACCACCGGAGAGAACGGAGGCGGCGGTTACCAGGAAGTACTGGGTATCCGTTATGCCAGGGAAATGCATCCTACCGTCAACATAGGCGGCGAAGAATATACCGTCAAGCTGGTTGAGGCAGACAACAAATCGGATAAAACCGAGGCTGTCAACGCCGCCCAGAAGCTGGTAAGCGAGAAGGTCAGCGTGGTGCTGGGAAGCTACGGTTCCGGCGTGTCCATAGCCGCCGGACAGATTTTCGCAGACGCCAAGATTCCGGCCATTGGCTGTTCCTGTACCAACCCCCAGGTAACCGAGGGAAATGATTTCTATTTCCGCGTATGCTTCATCGACCCATTCCAGGGCACGGTCATGGCTAATTACGCGTACCAGAACGGCGCCAAGAACGCTGCCGTGATTACCCAGCTGGGCGATGACTATTCCTCAGGCCTTGGTTCCTATTTCAAGGATGCTTTTGCCAAGTTGGGCGGCAGCATCGTCAGCGAGGAACAGTTCCAGACAAACCAGACCGATTTCAAGGCCATCCTGACCAACATAAAGGCAGCTGACCCTGACATTATCTTTGCTCCATCCTCCATCACCACTGCCCCCTTAATCATCAAGCAGGCCAGGGAGCTTGGAATCACAGCCACCATCGCTGCAGGCGATACATGGGAGAACTCCACCATCATCGAGAACGCAGGAGCTGACTCAGAGGGCGTAGTGCTCTCCACCTTCTTCGACGAGGCGGAACCGGCCAACGACGAAGCCGCTGCCTTCATCAAGGGCTTCAAGGAATACCTGGTAAAGGAAAAGCAGGAAGACATTATCCCGGCTGTCTCCGCCCTGGGTTACGATTCCTACCTGGCTGCCATCAAGGCCATTGAGGACGCAGGCTCCACCGATACCACCGCTATCCGCGATGCGCTTAAGAATGTGGAGATTGACGGTGTGACAGGAAATATCACCTTCAACGAGACCGGCGATGCCAACAAGGATATCGCGTTCATCAAGACCATCAAGGACGGCAAGTTCCAGTTCCTGACCACCACTACCGTAGAATAG
- a CDS encoding branched-chain amino acid ABC transporter permease, translating to MSLTTFLQQCLTGISLGGAYALIAIGYTLVYGILRLINFAHGDIFMMAGYFMIFAMASLPWFIAIPVTLIVTILLGVTIERVAYRPLRSAPRMSVMISAIGVSYLLQNLATYLFTALPKGYPEIPFLKKIYRIGGLSASFVTFLTPVLTLVLVYLLILLINHTKIGMAMRAVSKDYETASLMGIKINKTITFTFAVGSLLAGIGSILYFTDRMTVFPFSGALPGLKCFVAAVFGGIGSIPGAVIGGFILGLGETALVAMGQSTFSDAFTFILLIVMLLIRPTGLFGEKTTDKV from the coding sequence ATGAGTTTAACAACATTTCTTCAGCAATGCCTGACCGGCATCTCCCTTGGCGGGGCATATGCGCTCATTGCCATTGGCTACACCCTGGTCTACGGCATCCTCCGCCTCATCAATTTCGCTCACGGCGATATCTTCATGATGGCCGGATACTTTATGATATTTGCAATGGCAAGCCTGCCCTGGTTCATTGCCATTCCCGTCACCCTGATTGTGACCATTCTTTTGGGCGTCACCATAGAGCGGGTGGCCTACCGCCCCTTGCGCTCCGCACCCAGAATGTCTGTTATGATTTCAGCCATTGGTGTTTCCTACCTTTTGCAGAACCTGGCCACCTACCTCTTTACCGCCCTGCCCAAAGGATACCCGGAGATTCCTTTCTTAAAGAAAATCTACCGGATAGGCGGACTGTCCGCCTCCTTTGTCACCTTCCTTACGCCTGTCCTGACCCTGGTACTGGTTTATCTTCTCATTCTGCTGATTAACCACACCAAAATAGGCATGGCTATGAGGGCGGTTTCCAAGGATTACGAGACAGCCTCCCTTATGGGCATTAAAATCAATAAGACCATCACCTTTACCTTCGCGGTGGGGTCCCTGCTGGCCGGTATTGGCTCCATTCTGTATTTTACGGACCGTATGACCGTTTTCCCCTTCTCCGGCGCCCTTCCAGGCTTAAAATGCTTTGTGGCCGCCGTGTTCGGAGGAATCGGCAGCATTCCCGGAGCTGTCATCGGAGGTTTTATCCTGGGACTTGGAGAGACGGCCCTGGTAGCCATGGGACAGTCCACCTTCAGCGATGCATTTACGTTTATCCTGTTGATTGTCATGCTTCTCATCCGTCCCACTGGACTCTTTGGTGAGAAGACGACCGATAAAGTGTGA